A genomic region of Haliotis asinina isolate JCU_RB_2024 chromosome 1, JCU_Hal_asi_v2, whole genome shotgun sequence contains the following coding sequences:
- the LOC137298303 gene encoding uncharacterized protein → MANPDYGFYLNSNNNNNNSYLPSLRHPSPFFPLTQTTHMPSSIYQNSQIGQNVTSNFTFTSPTQTNVVSYASPMYTASVSTTHSPYHGPRTAPGTGARWQHTVPQQMPWMTTVPQGNSPVIVFTAQSSQSTALNHSPLTSHFEPKASCSFTQRRPKRHCELHYDSSVCPSTKIRITDEKMAARMQGLNLTGTSESTDNKHYSNWEKLKEIEDRLEDEDMGIDATSTTNKNTEDNLPRLRIKAGINPQDLLKSTILPKTILENLNKPCMQVVLWKPPGIVKDIEGMFSPKSSSGQDSSLEDSTDRTEDILSTMEDIVTCSVNQDLPSQILQQPVRNITITVPSPSLHKDRFATTVLTSSTAAADRCFPHTAVTDNCEFMEDDNMDL, encoded by the exons ATGGCCAACCCAGACTATGGCTTCTATCttaacagcaacaacaacaacaacaacagttaTTTGCCAAGTCTACGGCACCCATCACCGTTTTTTCCATTGACGCAAACTACACATATGCCGTCTTCCATTTATCAAAACAGTCAGATTGGACAAAATGTCACGTCCAATTTTACATTCACGTCTCCAACTCAGACCAATGTTGTATCCTACGCCTCACCGATGTATACTGCCTCAGTGTCCACGACGCACAGTCCATACCATGGACCTCGCACAGCCCCAGGGACTGGTGCAAGGTGGCAGCACACTGTACCACAACAGATGCCATGGATGACTACAGTACCGCAGGGGAACTCTCCAGTCATAGTATTCACAGCCCAGTCATCCCAGTCAACAGCATTAAATCATTCACCTTT GACTTCACATTTTGAGCCTAAAGCATCCTGTAGTTTTACTCAGAGAAGGCCCAAGAGACATTGTGAACTACATTATGACTC TTCAGTGTGTCCTAGCACAAAGATCCGCATCACGGATGAGAAGATGGCTGCTCGGATGCAGGGCTTGAACTTGACTGGGACCTCTGAGTCCACAGACAACAAGCATTACTCTAACTGGGAAAAACTGAAGGAAATAGAGGACAG ACTCGAAGATGAAGACATGGGGATCGATGCCACTAGTACAACCAACAAGAACACTGAAGACAATTTGCCTCGCCTCAGAATCAAAGCTGGGATCAACCCACAAGACCTACTAAAGTCCACCATCTTACCTAAGACAATACTTGAAAACTT AAACAAACCATGCATGCAGGTAGTGTTGTGGAAGCCACCTGGCATTGTAAAGGACATTGAAGGGATGTTTTCACCAAAGTCATCCAGTGGTCAAGACAGCAGTCTAGAGGACTCAACTGACAGGACAGAGGACATCCTTAGCACCATGGAGGACATAGTGACATGTTCAGTGAACCAGGATCTGCCGAGTCAAATACTTCAGCAGCCTGTCCGAAACATCACCATAACAGTGCCTTCACCATCATTACATAAAGACAG GTTTGCCACGACAGTTCTGACCTCAAGCACAGCCGCAGCTGACCGCTGCTTTCCCCACACAGCGGTGACAGATAATTGTGAGTTCATGGAGGACGACAACATGGACCTGTGA